In a genomic window of Occallatibacter riparius:
- a CDS encoding acyltransferase family protein translates to MPEATQERTIEAAADAAIKLSRPRDLYIDRLRSIMTAFVILHHTAITYGAIGGWFWYELKPSRAISSQVLIQFCTINQAYFMGFFFLLAGYFTPASLERKGYGAFLRDRFTRLGLPLLGFILILGPLTAAIAHAADTGRFWEVFPYLAQHFILIPGPLWFAEALLIFCLAYCGWRAMFGAPLAGAERTPRPVPSAGIWLLSALLTGIGAFAIRQFIHVGVNIASLQLGYFATYIVLFAAGIAAWRYDWIRQLNWNNAKTAIYAGAIALPLMPAGVAVAQITHSKGDFAGGISWHAALYALWEPFVAWGFIAAWLLFMRRFGNQPSAFWSWLNRRAYAVYIIHPPILVGITILLHLWTAPALVKFAVTGTVSCAICWLIADPLVRMPGLRRIL, encoded by the coding sequence ATGCCGGAAGCCACGCAAGAACGCACAATCGAAGCCGCTGCCGATGCGGCTATCAAGCTGAGCCGCCCTCGGGACCTTTACATCGATCGCCTGCGCAGCATCATGACGGCTTTCGTCATTCTGCATCACACGGCCATTACCTATGGAGCCATCGGAGGCTGGTTCTGGTATGAGCTGAAGCCTTCGCGAGCGATCTCAAGCCAGGTGCTCATCCAGTTCTGCACCATCAATCAGGCTTACTTCATGGGGTTCTTCTTCCTGCTGGCCGGATACTTCACGCCGGCCTCGCTGGAGCGGAAGGGGTACGGAGCCTTCCTGCGCGACCGCTTCACACGCCTCGGTCTGCCGTTGCTCGGGTTCATTCTGATTCTCGGTCCACTCACCGCAGCTATCGCGCATGCAGCCGATACGGGGCGCTTCTGGGAGGTCTTCCCTTATCTCGCGCAACATTTCATTCTCATCCCCGGACCGCTATGGTTTGCAGAAGCCCTGCTCATCTTCTGCCTAGCCTATTGCGGCTGGCGGGCAATGTTCGGCGCGCCGCTTGCCGGAGCTGAGCGCACGCCGCGGCCAGTGCCCAGCGCCGGGATATGGCTCTTGAGCGCGCTACTTACCGGCATCGGCGCATTTGCGATCCGGCAATTCATTCACGTCGGTGTGAACATCGCTTCGCTGCAGCTCGGCTACTTCGCAACGTATATCGTTCTCTTCGCGGCGGGGATCGCCGCGTGGCGTTACGACTGGATCCGTCAACTCAACTGGAACAACGCAAAGACCGCCATCTATGCCGGCGCAATCGCGCTTCCGTTGATGCCTGCCGGCGTGGCTGTCGCGCAGATCACGCACAGCAAGGGTGATTTTGCCGGTGGCATCTCGTGGCATGCCGCTCTCTATGCGCTCTGGGAGCCATTCGTGGCCTGGGGATTCATCGCCGCGTGGCTACTGTTCATGCGGCGATTCGGCAACCAACCTTCCGCGTTCTGGTCATGGCTCAATCGCCGCGCCTACGCGGTGTACATCATTCACCCGCCGATCCTGGTGGGCATCACTATTCTGCTGCATCTATGGACAGCACCCGCACTCGTCAAATTTGCTGTGACCGGCACAGTTAGCTGCGCGATCTGCTGGCTCATCGCCGACCCGCTTGTTCGAATGCCGGGACTTCGGAGAATCCTATGA
- the ribA gene encoding GTP cyclohydrolase II, translating to MEFESVNKVAQAAFPTRWGSFQIMGFEGILPSARPCCEHGEASGKRVEGLVALVMGDIHGAPPVVRIHSQCLTGDVFGSLRCDCRLQLELALKKIADEGAGILLYEQQEGRGIGLMAKLKAYELQDQGFDTVEANVELGFAPDCRAYELPAEVLKLLGVPAVRLITNNPEKVAALQSAGIEVVERVSAEVEAQDTFERYLRTKQEKMGHILDSIPDALVGEE from the coding sequence ATGGAGTTTGAAAGCGTAAATAAGGTGGCACAGGCGGCCTTTCCTACCCGCTGGGGCAGTTTCCAGATCATGGGCTTTGAGGGCATTCTGCCCTCGGCACGCCCGTGCTGCGAGCATGGCGAAGCGTCGGGCAAGCGCGTGGAGGGCCTGGTCGCCCTGGTGATGGGAGACATCCACGGCGCTCCGCCGGTGGTGCGTATCCACTCGCAATGCCTGACGGGGGACGTGTTCGGATCGCTGCGCTGCGACTGCCGGCTGCAGCTTGAGCTGGCGCTCAAGAAGATTGCCGACGAGGGCGCGGGCATTCTGCTCTATGAGCAGCAGGAGGGCCGCGGCATCGGCCTGATGGCCAAGCTGAAGGCCTACGAGCTGCAGGACCAGGGCTTCGACACGGTTGAGGCCAATGTGGAACTCGGCTTTGCGCCTGACTGCCGTGCCTATGAGCTTCCTGCCGAGGTGCTCAAGCTACTCGGCGTTCCAGCGGTGCGGCTGATCACCAACAATCCGGAAAAGGTGGCGGCACTGCAGTCCGCGGGCATTGAAGTGGTGGAGCGGGTCAGTGCCGAAGTCGAAGCGCAAGATACCTTCGAGCGCTACCTCAGGACCAAGCAGGAGAAGATGGGACACATACTCGATTCGATTCCCGATGCGCTGGTGGGCGAGGAGTAG
- the galA gene encoding beta-galactosidase GalA has translation MKTFSRRDLLKSSLIAPAAVAAVQGSNPVHAATHAFEETSGPLTPTPLANPTPGAGRERLLLDFGWRFHLGHANEPAKDFGFGTAETGNFQKTGNFIPAGAIAFDDTDWHAVNLPHDWAIELPFTKDPELQSKGFYPLGRKFPETSVGWYRRVFHLPAEDAGKRITLEFDGAYREAMVVLNGFYIGRHSGGYDPFSFDVTTFAHVGERNVLLVRVDATESDGWFYEGAGIYRHVWLVKTHPVHVKKWGTFVRSDVRASDAELSILTELCNDDVSDRAARVVSTIIDPSGSAIAKDVTAASAIPAGGDRDYHQEFKVDRPKLWSLEERNLYKLVTEIQVDGEAVDRYETPFGIRTAAFDPLRGLLLNGTPVKLKGTCNHQDHAGIGAALPDAVQYYRVRKLQEMGCNSLRTSHNPPTSELLDACDQLGMLVFDETRMMSSNPEGLAQFENLVRRDRNRPSVFMWSMGNEEGQANTPRGELILTAMKEVAKRCDGTRPVSIAPTGAINAGGLAVCDVAGYNYMDPAAEAFHKQHPEKPVMGTETVSAVGTRGIYITDAKKGFVSSYDPYTTSGRASAEGWWSFCNARPWLSGGFVWTGFDYRGEPSPNGWPNISSQYGIIDTCGFPKDSFYYYQSWWTAKPVLHLFPHWNWPGYEGKEIAVWVYSNLDRVELFHNGKSLGAKDVKKDSHVAWNVKYAPGSLEARGFKDGKQVMTAKRETTGDAAKLVVTSDRKSVSADGEDVVMVAVEVQDGQGRTVPITSNEIAFRVTGAGKLLGVGNGDPTDQDPDKGSTRKAFSGYCMALVQASKEPGDISVEASSPGLASGSVNVATQRVDLRPQIPVWQREIPKGAGITGLWRPERSGSDDFASQFLGTDSVFTLKQQGDSLSGTVEGSGGFFGGDDVPVPVTEGLVDGNKVAFKSGMNTFEGTIKGDRIELQRSVKIPWDVPTPAQPAPNAPAIGPAPDGSDPSIDPSWSIPRTIPVVLRRAQG, from the coding sequence ATGAAAACCTTTTCACGCCGCGACCTTCTCAAATCTTCTTTGATCGCTCCAGCCGCGGTTGCGGCAGTCCAGGGATCGAACCCCGTTCATGCCGCCACTCATGCATTTGAGGAGACAAGCGGCCCTCTGACTCCCACGCCGCTCGCGAATCCCACGCCGGGCGCCGGCCGCGAACGCCTCCTGCTCGATTTCGGGTGGCGGTTCCATCTGGGGCACGCCAACGAGCCCGCTAAGGACTTTGGATTCGGCACGGCTGAGACGGGCAACTTCCAGAAGACTGGCAACTTCATTCCTGCTGGCGCAATTGCGTTCGACGATACGGATTGGCATGCGGTCAATCTGCCCCACGACTGGGCCATAGAACTGCCCTTTACCAAGGATCCGGAGCTGCAGAGCAAAGGTTTCTATCCACTCGGTCGCAAATTCCCTGAGACCAGTGTGGGCTGGTACAGGCGCGTTTTCCATCTTCCGGCGGAAGATGCGGGCAAGCGGATAACGCTCGAGTTCGACGGCGCGTATCGCGAGGCAATGGTGGTGCTGAACGGGTTCTACATCGGCCGCCATAGCGGCGGCTATGACCCTTTCAGCTTCGATGTGACCACGTTCGCCCATGTGGGCGAGCGCAATGTTCTTCTTGTCCGCGTGGACGCCACCGAGAGCGACGGCTGGTTCTACGAGGGCGCGGGTATTTACCGGCATGTGTGGCTGGTCAAAACGCATCCGGTGCACGTGAAGAAGTGGGGCACGTTTGTGCGATCGGATGTGCGGGCATCGGATGCAGAGCTGTCCATCCTCACCGAACTGTGCAACGACGATGTTTCCGACCGCGCGGCGCGGGTAGTCTCCACCATTATCGATCCATCCGGCTCTGCCATTGCGAAAGACGTGACTGCCGCATCTGCGATCCCCGCGGGCGGCGACCGCGATTATCACCAGGAGTTCAAGGTCGACCGTCCCAAGCTGTGGTCGTTGGAAGAACGCAACCTCTACAAACTCGTGACAGAGATCCAGGTGGACGGTGAAGCGGTCGATCGATACGAGACTCCTTTCGGCATTCGCACCGCGGCCTTCGACCCGCTGCGCGGGCTTCTTCTCAATGGCACGCCGGTGAAGCTGAAGGGAACGTGCAATCACCAGGATCACGCGGGTATTGGCGCCGCGCTGCCTGACGCCGTGCAGTACTATCGCGTGCGCAAGCTGCAGGAGATGGGCTGCAATTCTCTGCGCACTTCGCACAACCCGCCCACGTCTGAGTTGCTGGACGCGTGCGATCAACTGGGCATGCTGGTATTCGACGAGACACGCATGATGTCGTCGAACCCGGAGGGCTTGGCGCAATTCGAGAACCTGGTGCGGCGCGATCGCAACCGTCCCAGCGTGTTCATGTGGTCTATGGGCAATGAAGAAGGCCAGGCCAACACGCCGCGCGGCGAGCTGATTCTCACGGCCATGAAGGAAGTGGCCAAGCGCTGCGACGGTACACGCCCCGTCTCGATTGCGCCGACGGGCGCCATCAACGCGGGCGGTCTGGCGGTATGCGACGTGGCCGGCTACAACTACATGGATCCAGCGGCGGAGGCTTTCCACAAGCAGCATCCTGAAAAGCCGGTGATGGGCACGGAGACGGTAAGTGCGGTGGGAACGCGCGGCATTTATATCACGGATGCCAAGAAGGGATTCGTGAGTTCTTACGATCCCTACACGACGTCAGGCCGAGCGTCCGCGGAAGGCTGGTGGAGCTTCTGCAATGCGCGCCCCTGGCTCTCCGGTGGGTTTGTGTGGACCGGCTTCGATTATCGTGGCGAGCCCTCGCCGAATGGCTGGCCCAACATAAGCTCGCAGTACGGCATCATCGACACCTGCGGCTTCCCCAAGGACTCGTTCTACTACTATCAGTCGTGGTGGACCGCGAAACCGGTGCTGCACCTGTTCCCGCACTGGAACTGGCCTGGTTATGAAGGCAAGGAGATCGCGGTGTGGGTCTACTCCAATCTCGATCGCGTGGAGCTCTTCCACAACGGCAAGAGCCTGGGCGCAAAAGATGTGAAGAAGGACTCGCACGTGGCGTGGAACGTAAAGTACGCGCCGGGTTCCCTTGAGGCCCGCGGCTTCAAAGACGGAAAGCAGGTGATGACCGCGAAACGCGAAACCACCGGCGATGCCGCGAAGCTGGTAGTGACGAGCGATCGCAAGAGTGTCTCCGCAGACGGCGAAGATGTGGTGATGGTTGCGGTGGAAGTTCAGGATGGGCAGGGTCGCACTGTGCCCATCACCTCGAACGAAATTGCGTTTCGCGTCACGGGTGCAGGCAAGCTGTTGGGCGTGGGCAACGGAGATCCTACAGATCAGGACCCCGACAAAGGTTCAACGCGCAAGGCGTTCTCGGGATACTGCATGGCGCTGGTGCAGGCAAGCAAAGAACCGGGAGACATCTCTGTAGAGGCCTCTTCACCGGGCCTGGCTTCCGGTTCCGTTAACGTGGCCACGCAGCGTGTTGACCTGCGGCCCCAGATACCCGTTTGGCAGCGCGAGATCCCGAAAGGCGCGGGCATCACTGGCCTATGGCGGCCGGAGCGCTCAGGCTCCGATGACTTCGCGTCCCAGTTCCTCGGGACCGACTCCGTCTTTACGCTCAAGCAGCAGGGTGACAGCCTCTCAGGTACGGTGGAAGGTAGCGGCGGGTTCTTTGGCGGCGACGATGTACCAGTGCCGGTAACGGAAGGTCTGGTCGACGGCAACAAGGTTGCTTTCAAATCCGGCATGAACACCTTCGAGGGCACCATCAAAGGCGATCGCATTGAACTTCAGAGATCGGTGAAGATTCCCTGGGACGTGCCAACACCTGCGCAACCAGCACCGAATGCGCCGGCGATCGGTCCCGCCCCCGACGGCTCCGACCCATCGATTGATCCGTCGTGGAGCATTCCGAGAACTATTCCGGTGGTGCTGCGCCGCGCTCAGGGTTGA
- the tpiA gene encoding triose-phosphate isomerase, protein MSRKALIAANWKMYKTPAEAKAFVDAFLPLVADHTRDEIALFPSPVLLPTVVEAARGSSIAIGAQNIHFAEEGAYTGETSASQLAAIGGTHTLIGHSERRQYFGETDDIVNKKLHTALKHGFVPVVCIGEVLGEREAGMTASVLKIQVNGAFAGIKGLAAEVISSIVIAYEPVWAIGTGKTATPEMAADAHRIIRAEVSSLLGSDVAANMRILYGGSVKPDNATALIGQEEIDGALVGGASLKPDSFASIVKY, encoded by the coding sequence ATGTCTCGAAAAGCCTTGATTGCTGCCAACTGGAAGATGTACAAGACGCCTGCCGAAGCCAAGGCGTTTGTGGATGCTTTTTTGCCTCTCGTTGCCGACCACACACGTGACGAGATCGCCTTGTTCCCGTCGCCTGTGCTGCTGCCCACAGTAGTCGAAGCGGCGCGCGGCTCCAGTATCGCCATCGGGGCGCAGAATATCCACTTTGCAGAAGAAGGCGCCTACACCGGCGAAACCTCCGCCAGCCAGCTCGCCGCCATTGGCGGAACGCATACGCTCATCGGCCACTCTGAACGTCGCCAGTACTTCGGCGAGACTGACGACATCGTCAACAAGAAGCTGCACACCGCGCTCAAGCACGGTTTTGTGCCAGTAGTCTGCATTGGTGAAGTGCTGGGAGAGCGCGAAGCCGGCATGACAGCAAGCGTGCTGAAGATTCAGGTGAACGGCGCATTCGCTGGCATCAAAGGCCTGGCTGCCGAGGTCATCTCTTCCATCGTGATCGCCTACGAGCCCGTGTGGGCTATCGGCACCGGGAAGACCGCCACGCCGGAAATGGCTGCCGATGCGCATCGCATCATTCGCGCGGAAGTGTCCAGCCTGCTAGGTTCGGACGTCGCGGCCAACATGCGTATTCTCTACGGCGGCAGCGTGAAGCCCGACAACGCCACAGCGCTCATCGGACAGGAAGAGATTGACGGCGCATTGGTCGGCGGCGCCAGCCTCAAGCCCGATTCGTTCGCGTCCATTGTGAAGTACTAA
- a CDS encoding acyltransferase family protein — protein sequence MTTAIVEPRVIRDQFARQENPPQREYYIDHLRTVLTMQVIVFHCAITYGSVGGWFYFEVKHSEALSSQILSLFVLTSQAYFMGFFFLLAGYFTPPSLERKGYARFIADRLLRLGLPLLAFCIFLGPLTIAMAQTAQGRDFWQTMLSVWKGMYFVNGPLWFTQALLMFSVAYCVYRWLTRTPLNQARRDSSSVPRSVWWLASAVVVGAVAVLFRVRYPVGKNALGLQIGFFSSYIFLFAVGVAAWRHDWLRQLTWARARWWILSLPFLWVLMPIHLSLDRTPDTWSAVSFAKGMPWAAIFWAVWEPFVAWGFIAAFLLAFRKYTNVKTPMWLWLDRRAYAAYIIHPVLLVGAALLLRSWAALPMIKWACTGSIAVAACWLVADPLVRVPGLRRIL from the coding sequence ATGACTACCGCCATTGTGGAACCGCGAGTTATCCGGGATCAATTCGCCAGGCAGGAAAACCCGCCGCAGCGCGAATACTACATTGACCACCTGCGCACCGTGCTCACCATGCAGGTGATCGTGTTTCATTGCGCCATCACTTACGGCAGCGTCGGAGGCTGGTTCTATTTCGAAGTGAAGCATTCAGAAGCGCTATCGAGCCAAATCCTTTCGCTGTTCGTGCTCACCAGCCAGGCGTACTTCATGGGGTTCTTCTTCCTGCTTGCGGGTTACTTCACACCGCCTTCGCTGGAGCGCAAGGGTTACGCGCGGTTCATCGCCGACCGCCTCCTGCGCCTTGGCCTGCCGCTGCTCGCTTTCTGCATATTTCTCGGACCGCTCACGATTGCCATGGCGCAGACGGCACAGGGACGGGACTTCTGGCAGACGATGCTGAGCGTCTGGAAGGGAATGTATTTCGTTAACGGCCCTCTGTGGTTCACCCAGGCGTTGTTGATGTTCAGTGTTGCTTACTGCGTCTATCGCTGGCTGACACGAACTCCGCTCAATCAGGCGCGCCGTGACAGCTCGTCGGTTCCGCGGTCTGTGTGGTGGCTGGCAAGCGCAGTGGTGGTAGGCGCGGTGGCGGTGCTCTTTCGCGTGCGGTACCCTGTCGGCAAAAATGCTCTCGGCCTGCAGATCGGCTTCTTTTCGAGCTACATCTTTCTGTTCGCCGTCGGCGTGGCTGCATGGCGGCACGATTGGTTGCGCCAGCTTACATGGGCGCGTGCGCGCTGGTGGATACTGAGCCTTCCGTTTCTCTGGGTGCTGATGCCCATTCATCTCTCGCTCGATCGCACGCCCGACACGTGGTCGGCAGTGAGCTTCGCGAAGGGCATGCCCTGGGCAGCGATCTTTTGGGCAGTGTGGGAGCCGTTCGTGGCGTGGGGTTTCATCGCCGCATTTCTGCTCGCGTTTCGCAAATACACCAATGTGAAGACGCCTATGTGGTTGTGGCTTGACCGTCGCGCCTATGCCGCTTACATCATCCATCCAGTTCTGCTGGTTGGGGCTGCGCTGCTGCTGCGATCCTGGGCTGCGCTGCCGATGATCAAGTGGGCATGCACTGGGTCAATCGCGGTCGCAGCCTGCTGGCTTGTCGCCGATCCACTCGTGCGCGTGCCGGGATTGCGCCGCATCCTTTAA
- a CDS encoding ATP-binding protein, with protein MRRRSKRAPNLSESTGKIGQEIPANQPAPLVPSYLDQPPMTRQAPPPQENRRSSPDDRREGRSESRADSRNQEQRPSSASRAPRPQMPEYNPSTAAGKLELETQPEMPSVPPPDPQAQAPKGYVVLTIGLPGSGKTTWFRRRGVTPLSSDLLRNILFDDVEEQRYQGLVFSTLRSLLRARLIAKMPWNYVDATNLSAHERRQWIKMAKSFGYDVQAVFFDVPLEVCLERNRSRDRMVAEEVMRKMAEKLKPPVFEEGFSKITVVRVKSAG; from the coding sequence ATGAGAAGACGGTCGAAACGCGCACCCAATCTTTCTGAATCAACGGGCAAAATCGGGCAGGAGATACCCGCCAATCAGCCGGCGCCGCTGGTGCCAAGCTATCTTGACCAGCCTCCTATGACGCGCCAAGCGCCGCCCCCTCAGGAAAACCGCCGGTCTTCGCCGGATGATCGCCGGGAAGGGCGTTCCGAATCCCGTGCCGACTCGCGCAACCAGGAGCAGCGACCGTCGTCGGCTTCCCGGGCGCCCCGTCCGCAGATGCCGGAGTACAACCCGTCCACCGCGGCCGGCAAGCTAGAGCTAGAAACCCAGCCGGAGATGCCGTCCGTGCCTCCGCCAGATCCGCAAGCGCAAGCGCCCAAGGGGTATGTCGTGCTGACCATCGGGCTGCCGGGATCAGGCAAGACCACCTGGTTCCGCCGCCGGGGCGTTACGCCGCTCTCGAGCGACCTGCTGCGCAATATCCTTTTCGACGACGTGGAGGAGCAGCGCTATCAGGGGCTGGTTTTCTCCACGCTGCGTTCCCTGCTCCGCGCGCGGCTGATCGCCAAGATGCCGTGGAATTATGTGGACGCGACGAATTTGTCGGCCCACGAGCGTCGCCAGTGGATCAAGATGGCGAAGAGCTTCGGCTATGACGTACAGGCCGTGTTCTTCGATGTGCCGCTGGAAGTTTGCCTGGAGCGCAACCGCTCGCGCGACCGCATGGTTGCCGAGGAGGTGATGCGCAAGATGGCCGAAAAGCTGAAGCCGCCTGTTTTCGAGGAAGGGTTCTCGAAGATTACGGTGGTCAGAGTGAAGAGCGCGGGCTAG
- a CDS encoding DinB family protein, with translation MNSSPVSAPYTEPWLRGTHTDVPAVGRAVLHALELALDDIRKWTDGLTDTEVHAQPLGLSAVSFHIKHIARSTDRILTYAEGGQLTPDQLAAMKAEQAGAETLAELLAELESAFSSAETRVRTLAGGNYDELRGVGRKQLPTSMGGALIHVADHTQRHTGQVVTTAKLLRALRAEA, from the coding sequence ATGAATTCTTCCCCCGTATCCGCCCCTTACACGGAGCCCTGGCTCCGCGGAACGCACACCGACGTTCCGGCCGTGGGTCGCGCCGTGCTGCACGCGCTTGAGCTTGCGCTCGACGACATCCGCAAGTGGACCGACGGGCTGACCGACACCGAGGTCCACGCGCAGCCGCTGGGTCTCAGTGCCGTGTCGTTTCACATCAAGCACATTGCGCGCTCCACAGACCGCATCCTCACTTATGCCGAAGGCGGTCAGCTAACGCCGGACCAGCTCGCCGCGATGAAGGCGGAGCAGGCCGGCGCCGAAACACTCGCTGAGCTTCTGGCTGAGCTCGAATCCGCGTTCAGTTCGGCCGAAACCCGTGTTCGAACGCTCGCCGGCGGTAATTATGATGAGCTGCGCGGTGTAGGCCGCAAACAGTTGCCCACCAGCATGGGCGGTGCACTGATCCACGTGGCCGATCACACCCAGCGCCACACCGGCCAGGTGGTTACAACAGCCAAGCTGCTCAGGGCGCTGCGCGCCGAAGCCTGA
- a CDS encoding sensor histidine kinase, whose product MTNTLILITLLVKLGVAASVASALARAHTFQRLLFAERRSARQTVGLLAFLLVPLTLGVWVRTTVSNFLAADISFETVILLGLIVGPWWAMLGGIVLSGPAMIHGEYLSLPFYAALGFAAGTLGRFVEREEIWGFTPFIDLSLYRWVRRNLRQLRVDRQFLMLFVIVVLEIVREWIGRMHPRRLFALNTNRWELQVLVWLCAPVVVGIVLKVWNTLRVEIKLKQQERLLLEARLDALQRQINPHFLFNTLNSIASLVRVKPELARQMTVKLANILRALLKEHDTYVPLSQELSFTDDYLDIEVVRFGADKLRVEKEIDPLTLDVLVPSILLQPLIENSIKHGLEPRINGGTVTLRSRLQGERVMIEVADDGVGIVARPDSALKRTGNGIGMKNVQERLEVLYGTEARFTVVSNPGRGTLVSIELPANLSFRSA is encoded by the coding sequence GTGACCAACACCCTCATTCTGATCACGCTGCTGGTCAAGCTGGGCGTGGCCGCGTCGGTGGCCAGCGCGCTGGCGCGGGCGCACACCTTCCAGCGTCTGCTTTTCGCCGAGCGGCGAAGCGCCCGCCAAACCGTCGGTCTGCTGGCGTTCCTGCTAGTGCCGCTGACCTTGGGTGTGTGGGTTCGCACCACGGTCTCCAACTTTCTGGCCGCCGACATTTCGTTTGAAACCGTAATTCTGCTGGGCCTGATAGTCGGCCCGTGGTGGGCGATGCTGGGCGGCATCGTGCTCTCCGGGCCCGCCATGATCCATGGCGAATACCTTTCGCTTCCCTTCTATGCCGCGCTCGGCTTCGCCGCCGGCACGCTGGGCCGCTTCGTGGAGCGCGAAGAGATCTGGGGCTTCACGCCCTTCATTGACCTGAGCCTTTATCGCTGGGTCCGGCGCAACCTGCGCCAGCTGCGCGTCGATCGCCAGTTTTTGATGCTCTTCGTCATCGTGGTGCTGGAGATCGTGCGTGAATGGATCGGCCGCATGCATCCTCGGCGCTTGTTCGCGCTCAACACCAATCGGTGGGAGTTGCAGGTGCTGGTCTGGCTCTGCGCGCCCGTCGTCGTCGGAATCGTGCTCAAGGTATGGAACACCCTCCGCGTCGAGATCAAGCTCAAGCAGCAGGAGCGTCTGCTGCTCGAGGCACGCCTTGACGCGCTGCAGCGGCAGATCAATCCGCACTTTCTGTTCAATACGCTGAACTCGATTGCATCCCTTGTGCGGGTGAAACCCGAGCTGGCACGACAAATGACCGTGAAGCTCGCGAATATTCTGCGCGCCCTGCTGAAGGAACACGACACCTACGTGCCGTTGAGCCAGGAGCTCAGCTTCACGGACGACTACCTCGATATCGAAGTGGTGCGTTTCGGCGCAGACAAGCTGCGCGTCGAAAAGGAGATTGATCCGCTGACGCTCGACGTGCTGGTGCCGAGCATCCTGTTGCAGCCTCTGATTGAGAACAGCATCAAGCACGGACTCGAACCGCGCATCAATGGCGGCACCGTTACGCTGCGCAGCCGTCTGCAGGGCGAGCGGGTGATGATCGAAGTCGCTGACGACGGCGTGGGCATCGTGGCGCGGCCCGATTCGGCGTTGAAGCGCACCGGCAACGGCATCGGGATGAAGAACGTGCAGGAGCGCCTCGAGGTCCTCTACGGCACAGAGGCGCGCTTCACGGTAGTCAGCAATCCCGGACGTGGCACGCTCGTATCGATCGAGTTGCCGGCAAATCTGTCCTTCCGTTCAGCGTAG